One segment of Haemophilus influenzae DNA contains the following:
- a CDS encoding glycosyltransferase family 25 protein produces the protein MQKSFLNKHDPQMHINYVISLTSAYQRREHIQKEFSQQNIPFEFFDALKPSKELTSLMEKFIPNLLHAKLTEGEKACFMSHYMLWQKCLSEDLPYIYIFEDDVLLGENANKFLAEDEWLEERFKQTDKFILRFETFLNFSKCKDKKIKPYSGRKILKLVSENCGAAGYVISREAVKQLNAHICSLTSNHLLAIDLLMFNIFNQFTYQVSPGVCVQEGQLYPKDIKLHSQLETGRQKYLSVKKKRTLKTVLISLAGKPKKILRKIYRKLFISKHIVPFR, from the coding sequence CAGAAGTCTTTTCTCAATAAGCATGATCCCCAAATGCATATAAATTACGTTATTAGTCTTACTTCAGCATACCAACGACGAGAGCATATTCAAAAAGAATTCTCTCAGCAAAACATTCCCTTTGAATTTTTTGATGCTTTAAAGCCTTCGAAAGAACTAACTTCGTTAATGGAGAAATTTATCCCTAATCTACTCCATGCAAAGTTAACAGAGGGAGAAAAAGCATGTTTTATGAGCCATTACATGCTATGGCAAAAATGCTTGTCCGAAGATCTACCCTATATTTACATTTTTGAAGATGATGTATTATTAGGTGAGAATGCAAACAAATTTTTAGCTGAAGATGAATGGTTAGAAGAACGTTTTAAACAAACTGATAAATTTATTTTAAGATTTGAAACATTCCTAAATTTTTCTAAATGTAAAGATAAAAAAATTAAACCTTATTCAGGTAGAAAAATATTAAAACTAGTATCAGAAAATTGTGGCGCCGCAGGGTATGTTATATCTAGAGAAGCAGTTAAACAACTAAATGCTCATATCTGTTCGCTCACATCCAACCATCTACTCGCGATAGATTTATTAATGTTTAATATATTTAATCAGTTTACATACCAGGTATCACCAGGTGTATGTGTTCAAGAAGGACAGCTATATCCAAAGGATATAAAATTACATAGTCAGTTAGAAACGGGAAGACAAAAATATCTTAGTGTAAAGAAAAAAAGAACACTAAAAACAGTATTAATATCTTTAGCAGGAAAACCTAAAAAAATATTGAGAAAAATATACAGAAAGCTATTTATTTCTAAACACATAGTACCATTTAGATAA
- a CDS encoding glycosyltransferase: MTKLITISLTCQKFQYGGGMERYLLDIINGLSQTNITPKIYSAKFDTALPEYNLINPIKINLSFVPKKWRTSFLSYFSNKYKETSEIYLTTSYTLSDVVICGGNHKGYLQASKKKPSISDRFKIMGEQKSLNQSKYVIAHSALMKKELVELYHVSENKIDVIYPPINTDKFTQINEEERVKLREKLGFKKDEIIYLFPSTGHTRKGFDILKKYFEKTQLPIRLVVAGTPVEENPKISSLGFCKNMPELYQAADFTIMASQYEPFGLVGLESILSGTPVIFSENMGCLEVLKNEFGYTFSRENISTLDEAIQKSVKQASEQLHRILNPMDCIRYNPSLSHHIKAILELIAK; encoded by the coding sequence ATGACTAAATTAATAACAATTTCATTAACTTGCCAAAAATTTCAATATGGCGGAGGAATGGAAAGATATCTTCTTGATATTATTAATGGATTATCTCAAACAAACATTACACCTAAAATTTACTCTGCCAAGTTTGATACTGCATTACCTGAATATAATTTAATTAATCCAATTAAGATTAATCTTTCTTTTGTTCCTAAAAAATGGAGAACCTCGTTTCTTTCCTATTTTTCAAATAAATATAAAGAAACATCAGAAATCTATCTGACAACCTCTTACACCCTATCTGACGTGGTCATTTGTGGTGGAAATCATAAAGGATATTTACAAGCATCAAAGAAAAAGCCCAGCATATCAGATCGATTTAAAATCATGGGTGAACAAAAATCCTTAAATCAGTCCAAATATGTCATCGCTCATTCTGCATTAATGAAAAAAGAACTCGTTGAGTTATATCATGTCTCTGAAAACAAAATTGATGTGATTTATCCCCCTATTAATACAGATAAATTCACACAAATCAATGAAGAAGAAAGAGTAAAGCTCAGAGAAAAGTTAGGTTTCAAAAAAGATGAAATCATTTACCTATTCCCTTCTACTGGCCATACGCGAAAAGGTTTCGATATTTTGAAAAAATATTTTGAAAAAACTCAGTTACCTATTCGCTTAGTGGTCGCAGGAACGCCTGTAGAAGAAAATCCTAAAATTTCTTCACTTGGTTTTTGCAAAAATATGCCTGAATTATATCAAGCGGCAGATTTCACTATTATGGCATCTCAATATGAACCATTTGGGCTTGTTGGACTAGAATCTATATTATCTGGTACGCCAGTTATTTTTTCTGAAAACATGGGATGCCTAGAAGTATTAAAAAACGAATTTGGCTATACATTTTCTAGAGAAAACATAAGTACTTTAGATGAGGCAATTCAAAAATCAGTAAAACAAGCATCTGAACAGCTACACCGTATTCTCAATCCAATGGATTGTATTCGTTATAATCCAAGTTTGAGTCATCATATTAAAGCTATACTGGAACTCATCGCTAAATGA
- the rsmA gene encoding 16S rRNA (adenine(1518)-N(6)/adenine(1519)-N(6))-dimethyltransferase RsmA, whose protein sequence is MNSKKHLGHTARKRFGQNFLHDTSVIQGIVAAIYPQPNQFLVEIGPGLGALTEPVGELVDHLTVVELDRDLAERLRHHPFLHQKLTVIETDAMQFDFDELYTTENLAEKGQKLRVFGNLPYNISTPLMFHLFKYHDVIQDMHFMLQKEVVKRLCAGPNSKAYGRLTIMAQYFCQVMPVLEVPPSAFKPAPKVDSAVVRLIPHKELPHPVKDLYWLNRVCSQAFNQRRKTLRNALSTLFSPENLTALGIDLNARAENLAIADYARLANWLADNPPADVNNDEILDSEE, encoded by the coding sequence ATGAATTCAAAAAAACACTTAGGCCATACGGCGCGTAAACGCTTTGGTCAAAACTTTTTACATGATACTTCTGTAATTCAAGGTATCGTGGCGGCGATTTACCCACAACCCAATCAATTCTTAGTGGAAATTGGTCCGGGACTTGGCGCATTAACAGAGCCTGTTGGTGAACTTGTCGATCATCTGACTGTGGTAGAGCTTGACCGAGACCTTGCGGAACGTTTACGTCACCATCCATTTTTACATCAAAAGCTCACCGTTATTGAAACAGATGCGATGCAATTTGATTTTGATGAGCTTTATACAACAGAGAATTTAGCAGAAAAAGGGCAAAAATTACGTGTATTTGGTAACTTGCCTTATAACATTTCTACGCCATTAATGTTCCACTTATTTAAGTATCATGATGTGATTCAAGATATGCACTTCATGCTGCAAAAAGAAGTGGTTAAACGCTTATGCGCAGGGCCAAATAGCAAAGCTTATGGTCGCTTAACCATTATGGCGCAATATTTCTGCCAAGTGATGCCTGTACTTGAAGTACCTCCTTCTGCATTCAAACCAGCACCGAAAGTGGATTCAGCCGTTGTGCGTTTAATTCCGCATAAAGAATTGCCGCACCCTGTAAAAGATTTATATTGGTTGAACCGTGTTTGCTCCCAAGCGTTCAATCAACGCCGCAAAACATTGCGTAATGCACTTTCAACACTATTTTCACCTGAAAATCTGACCGCACTTGGTATTGATTTAAATGCACGTGCAGAAAATTTGGCTATCGCAGATTATGCGCGCTTAGCGAACTGGCTGGCAGATAATCCACCAGCAGATGTTAATAACGATGAAATATTAGATTCAGAAGAGTAA
- a CDS encoding glycosyltransferase family 25 protein, translating to MSAIENIVISMENATERRKHITKQFESKKLSFSFFNAYTYQSINQSINQSINQSNSILHNIEESRILTKGEKGCLISHFLLWNKCVNENLEYLTIFEDDVILGENAEVFLAQDEWLKTRFDFNDIFIIRLETFLQPVKLEKQTKIPPFYSRNFDILKSTHWGTAGYIISQGAAKYVIEYLKNIPSDEIVAVDELIFNKLVDVDNYIVYQLNPAICIQELQANQSKSVLTSGLEKEREKRPKIRKKKTLKQRLTRIKENIIRALNRKKWKEQQRIKEMQGKEIVRFM from the coding sequence ATGAGTGCTATTGAAAATATTGTCATTAGTATGGAAAATGCAACTGAACGTCGCAAACATATTACTAAGCAATTTGAATCAAAAAAACTTTCATTTAGTTTCTTTAATGCGTACACTTATCAATCAATCAATCAATCAATCAATCAATCAATCAATCAATCAAACTCCATATTACATAATATAGAGGAATCTAGAATACTTACTAAAGGAGAAAAAGGCTGTTTAATTAGCCATTTCTTATTATGGAATAAGTGTGTGAATGAAAATTTGGAATATCTCACAATTTTTGAAGATGATGTAATTCTTGGCGAGAATGCGGAAGTGTTTTTGGCACAAGATGAATGGTTAAAAACACGTTTTGATTTTAATGATATTTTTATTATTCGTTTAGAAACTTTTTTACAGCCAGTTAAACTTGAGAAACAAACTAAAATTCCACCTTTTTATTCTAGGAACTTTGATATTTTAAAATCGACTCACTGGGGGACGGCTGGTTATATTATTTCTCAAGGTGCGGCTAAATATGTAATTGAATATTTAAAGAATATTCCTTCTGATGAAATTGTTGCAGTTGATGAACTTATTTTTAATAAATTAGTTGATGTTGATAATTATATTGTCTATCAACTTAATCCAGCAATTTGTATTCAAGAACTCCAAGCGAATCAAAGTAAAAGTGTATTAACAAGTGGATTGGAAAAAGAACGAGAAAAACGTCCAAAAATCCGTAAGAAAAAGACATTGAAACAGCGTTTAACTCGGATAAAAGAAAATATTATACGAGCTTTAAATAGAAAAAAATGGAAAGAACAACAACGTATTAAAGAAATGCAAGGTAAAGAAATTGTCCGTTTTATGTAG
- the apaH gene encoding bis(5'-nucleosyl)-tetraphosphatase (symmetrical) ApaH codes for MATYFVGDLQGCYDELQLLLERVDFNPTQDKLYLVGDLVARGDKSLECLRFVKSLGNAAQTVLGNHDLHLIATALGIKKVKPRDRVDAIFNAPDFDELIHWLRHQPLLVHNEKLNFLMAHAGISPDWNLETSKTCAAEVEQILQHGDFHYLIENMYSEQPDRWSPDLQGLARHRYIINAFTRMRFCYLDHRFDFACKSPLKDAPTELTPWFNLDNPLYKQIPIVFGHWASLVDEPTPKGIYALDTGCVWNNRMTLLRWEDKQFFTQSAVKNYSDF; via the coding sequence ATGGCAACCTATTTCGTCGGTGATTTACAAGGCTGTTATGATGAATTACAGCTTTTATTAGAACGTGTAGATTTCAACCCGACTCAAGATAAACTTTATCTTGTGGGAGATCTTGTGGCTCGTGGGGATAAATCACTCGAATGTCTTCGTTTTGTAAAATCACTTGGTAATGCTGCGCAAACCGTGCTAGGCAATCATGATTTACACTTAATTGCGACTGCACTGGGTATTAAAAAAGTCAAACCGCGTGATCGTGTTGATGCCATTTTTAATGCGCCCGATTTTGATGAACTAATTCATTGGTTACGCCATCAGCCATTACTTGTGCATAATGAAAAGTTAAACTTCCTGATGGCACATGCAGGTATTTCGCCTGATTGGAATTTGGAAACTTCGAAAACTTGTGCAGCTGAAGTTGAACAGATTTTACAGCACGGCGATTTTCATTATCTTATTGAAAATATGTATTCTGAACAGCCTGATCGCTGGTCGCCTGATTTGCAGGGCTTAGCACGTCATCGTTACATTATTAATGCTTTCACTCGAATGCGTTTTTGCTATTTGGATCATCGCTTTGATTTTGCCTGTAAATCTCCTTTAAAAGATGCGCCAACTGAGCTCACGCCTTGGTTTAATTTAGATAATCCACTTTATAAACAAATTCCCATTGTCTTTGGGCATTGGGCAAGTTTAGTGGATGAGCCTACCCCAAAAGGTATTTATGCCTTGGATACCGGTTGTGTATGGAATAATCGAATGACCCTGCTGCGTTGGGAAGACAAACAGTTCTTCACGCAAAGTGCGGTCAAAAATTACAGTGATTTTTAA
- a CDS encoding glucose-6-phosphate 1-dehydrogenase family protein, whose protein sequence is MLSLTAESCELFNIPFYQFAQMKKFCPEDIPAIKSDYKLHWDNWKAIIQEVAKQLGTPFAKPHIESWTNGWQVRAHFFAYFKYEFNQNSAAIFSVLLNRRRLRVCLDWHCYRADRSQINVQQYNQWLDQFDFKQFADFDIWREDESEYDDFRQVKSISEKDLLLRSDEDFWCIGKSIEKAELHQIDPVLLITQTIQQLQSLYDRCHQ, encoded by the coding sequence ATGCTCTCGCTTACGGCTGAATCTTGCGAACTGTTCAATATTCCTTTCTACCAATTCGCCCAAATGAAGAAATTCTGCCCAGAAGATATTCCGGCAATTAAATCGGATTACAAATTACATTGGGATAACTGGAAAGCGATTATTCAAGAAGTCGCAAAGCAGCTTGGTACACCTTTTGCGAAACCGCATATTGAAAGTTGGACGAATGGCTGGCAGGTACGCGCGCATTTCTTCGCTTATTTTAAATACGAATTTAACCAAAATTCTGCAGCAATCTTTTCTGTTCTATTAAATCGTCGCCGACTAAGAGTGTGTTTAGATTGGCATTGCTATCGTGCAGATCGCTCACAAATTAATGTACAACAATATAATCAATGGCTTGATCAATTTGATTTCAAACAATTTGCTGATTTTGATATTTGGAGAGAAGATGAAAGCGAATATGATGATTTTCGCCAAGTAAAGAGCATTTCTGAAAAAGATCTTCTCTTGCGTTCAGATGAGGATTTTTGGTGCATAGGGAAAAGCATTGAAAAAGCTGAACTTCATCAAATCGATCCCGTTTTATTAATCACGCAAACCATTCAACAATTACAATCTCTGTACGATCGTTGCCATCAATAA
- the gnd gene encoding decarboxylating NADP(+)-dependent phosphogluconate dehydrogenase: protein MSVKGDIGVIGLAVMGQNLILNMNDHGFKVVAYNRTTSKVDEFLQGAAKGTNIIGAYSLEDLAAKLEKPRKVMLMVRAGDVVDQFIDALLPHLEEGDIIIDGGNSNYPDTNRRVKALAEKGIRFIGSGVSGGEEGARHGPSIMPGGNQEAWQYVKPIFQAISAKTEQGEPCCDWVGGEGAGHFVKMVHNGIEYGDMQLICEAYQFLKEGLGLSYDEMQSIFAEWKKTELDSYLIDITTDILGYKDVDGQPLVEKILDTAGQKGTGKWTGINALDFGIPLTLITESVFARCVSSFKDQRVAANQLFGKTIAPVEGDKKVWIEAVRKALLASKIISYAQGFMLIREASEQFGWDINYGATALLWREGCIIRSRFLGNIRDAYEANPNLVFLGSDSYFKGILENALSDWRKVVAKSIEVGIPMPCMASAITFLDGYTSARLPANLLQAQRDYFGAHTYERTDKPRGEFFHTNWTGRGGNTASTTYDV from the coding sequence ATGTCAGTAAAAGGCGACATCGGTGTTATCGGCTTAGCCGTAATGGGGCAAAACCTCATTTTAAATATGAATGATCATGGCTTTAAAGTTGTGGCGTATAACCGCACTACTTCAAAAGTAGATGAATTTTTACAAGGTGCGGCAAAAGGCACGAATATTATCGGTGCTTATTCTTTGGAAGATTTAGCTGCTAAATTGGAAAAACCACGTAAAGTGATGTTAATGGTGCGCGCAGGCGATGTAGTAGATCAATTCATTGACGCATTACTACCACACTTGGAAGAAGGCGACATCATTATTGATGGCGGTAACTCAAACTATCCTGATACCAACCGTCGTGTAAAAGCATTAGCTGAAAAAGGGATTCGCTTTATTGGTTCTGGTGTGTCTGGTGGCGAAGAAGGGGCGCGTCACGGGCCTTCAATTATGCCAGGCGGTAATCAAGAAGCGTGGCAGTATGTGAAACCTATTTTCCAAGCAATCTCAGCTAAAACAGAACAAGGCGAACCTTGTTGTGACTGGGTCGGCGGCGAAGGTGCTGGTCATTTTGTGAAAATGGTTCACAATGGTATCGAATATGGCGATATGCAGTTAATTTGCGAAGCATACCAATTCTTAAAAGAAGGTTTAGGCTTGAGTTATGACGAAATGCAATCTATCTTCGCAGAATGGAAAAAAACGGAACTTGATAGTTATTTGATTGATATTACTACCGATATTCTTGGTTATAAAGATGTAGATGGACAGCCATTAGTCGAAAAAATCTTGGATACTGCGGGTCAAAAAGGGACAGGTAAATGGACAGGTATCAATGCGTTAGATTTTGGTATTCCATTAACTTTAATCACTGAATCCGTTTTTGCACGCTGCGTGTCTTCCTTCAAAGATCAACGTGTTGCGGCTAATCAATTATTCGGCAAAACCATTGCCCCAGTTGAAGGCGACAAAAAAGTATGGATTGAAGCGGTACGCAAAGCATTATTAGCGTCAAAAATCATTTCTTACGCACAAGGCTTTATGCTGATTCGTGAAGCTTCTGAACAATTTGGTTGGGACATCAACTACGGTGCAACGGCATTATTATGGCGTGAAGGTTGTATTATCCGCAGCCGTTTCTTAGGTAATATTCGCGATGCTTATGAAGCCAATCCAAATCTTGTTTTCTTAGGTTCAGATAGCTACTTCAAAGGCATTTTAGAAAACGCATTAAGTGACTGGCGTAAAGTGGTGGCAAAATCTATCGAAGTGGGTATCCCAATGCCTTGTATGGCATCGGCTATTACGTTCTTAGATGGCTATACTTCAGCACGTTTACCTGCAAACTTATTGCAAGCTCAACGCGACTATTTCGGTGCACACACTTACGAGCGTACAGATAAACCACGTGGAGAGTTTTTCCACACCAACTGGACTGGTCGTGGCGGTAATACAGCATCAACTACTTATGATGTGTAG
- the pgl gene encoding 6-phosphogluconolactonase: MNYISFPTAQHAVEKIAQEFVIYSQLNHPVHISLSGGSTPKLLFKTLAKSPYAEQMNWKNLHFWWGDDRMVPPSDPESNYGEVQKLLFDHIQIPTENIHRIRGENEPHFELKRFEEELSAVIPNGVFDWIILGMGADGHTASLFPHQTNFDDENLAVIAEHPESGQIRISKTAKLIEQAKRITYLVTGESKAEILKEIQTISSENLPYPAAKIKAKNGVTEWYLDKAAAELL, translated from the coding sequence ATGAATTATATCAGCTTCCCAACGGCTCAACACGCAGTCGAAAAAATCGCGCAAGAATTTGTGATTTATAGCCAATTAAATCACCCTGTACATATTTCCCTTTCTGGTGGTTCAACGCCTAAGTTGCTATTTAAAACCTTAGCCAAATCACCTTATGCTGAACAAATGAACTGGAAAAACCTGCATTTTTGGTGGGGGGATGATCGTATGGTTCCACCATCTGATCCTGAAAGCAACTATGGCGAAGTGCAAAAACTTTTATTCGATCATATTCAAATTCCAACGGAAAATATCCATCGAATTCGTGGTGAAAATGAACCGCACTTTGAGCTAAAACGCTTTGAAGAAGAATTAAGTGCGGTCATTCCAAACGGTGTTTTTGATTGGATCATTTTAGGTATGGGAGCTGATGGTCATACTGCTTCTCTTTTCCCACATCAAACCAATTTTGATGATGAAAACCTAGCTGTCATTGCTGAGCACCCTGAAAGTGGTCAAATTCGCATTTCTAAAACAGCCAAACTTATTGAACAAGCCAAACGCATTACCTACTTAGTCACTGGCGAAAGCAAAGCGGAAATCCTAAAGGAAATTCAAACCATATCTTCTGAGAATTTGCCGTACCCTGCGGCTAAAATTAAAGCAAAAAATGGGGTGACGGAATGGTATTTGGATAAGGCAGCAGCGGAGTTGCTTTAA
- the zwf gene encoding glucose-6-phosphate dehydrogenase — MQTDNNCIVIFGASGDLTHRKLIPALYNLYKIGRLSENFSVLGVARSELNDETFREKMREALIHNEETTPETLDAFCSHLYYQAVNTSDAQDYGKLVPRLDELHDKYQTCGNTLYYMSTPPSLYGVIPECLAAHGLNTEEYGWKRIIVEKPFGYDEKTAQALDVQIHRFFEEHQIYRIDHYLGKETVQNLLVLRFSNGWFEPLWNRNFIDYVEITGAESIGVEERGGYYDGSGAMRDMFQNHLLQVLAMVAMEPPAIINANSMRDEVAKVMHSLRPLTAEDMEHNLVLGQYTAAQINGKMENGYLEEKGVPTDSRTETYIALRCEIENWRWAGVPFYVRTGKRLPARVTEIVIHFKTTPHPVFSQNAPENKLIIRIQPDEAISMRFGLKKPGAGFEAKEVSMDFRYADLAGAQVLTAYERLLLDAMKGDATLFARTDAVHAAWKFVQPILDYKANGGRIHEYEAGTWGPVAADKLIAKQGKVWRKPTGLMKKKV, encoded by the coding sequence ATGCAAACAGATAATAACTGTATCGTCATCTTTGGCGCGTCTGGTGACTTAACTCACCGTAAACTCATTCCAGCTCTTTATAATCTCTATAAAATCGGGCGTTTGAGTGAAAACTTTTCCGTTCTTGGTGTTGCACGTTCTGAGTTGAACGATGAAACTTTCCGCGAAAAAATGCGTGAGGCGTTAATCCATAATGAAGAAACAACACCAGAAACCTTAGATGCTTTCTGCTCTCATCTTTATTACCAAGCTGTGAATACATCTGATGCTCAAGATTATGGCAAACTTGTTCCACGTTTAGACGAGCTTCACGATAAATATCAAACCTGTGGTAACACCCTTTACTATATGTCCACTCCGCCAAGTCTTTATGGCGTGATCCCTGAGTGTTTGGCTGCTCATGGTTTAAATACGGAAGAATATGGCTGGAAACGTATTATCGTTGAAAAACCTTTTGGTTATGATGAAAAAACAGCGCAAGCCCTAGACGTACAAATCCACCGTTTCTTTGAAGAACACCAAATTTATCGTATTGACCATTATTTAGGTAAAGAAACCGTTCAAAACTTGCTTGTATTACGTTTTTCAAATGGTTGGTTTGAACCGCTTTGGAACCGTAATTTCATTGATTATGTAGAAATTACTGGCGCAGAATCTATTGGCGTGGAAGAGCGCGGTGGCTATTATGATGGTTCTGGTGCAATGCGAGATATGTTCCAAAACCATTTATTGCAAGTATTAGCGATGGTGGCAATGGAGCCGCCTGCGATTATTAATGCGAATTCAATGCGTGATGAAGTAGCAAAAGTGATGCATAGTTTGCGTCCATTAACCGCCGAAGATATGGAGCATAATCTCGTTTTAGGTCAATACACTGCGGCTCAAATTAACGGCAAAATGGAAAATGGCTATTTAGAAGAAAAAGGCGTACCGACAGATTCTCGCACTGAAACCTACATCGCATTGCGTTGTGAAATTGAAAACTGGCGTTGGGCTGGTGTGCCGTTCTATGTCCGCACGGGTAAACGCTTACCAGCTCGTGTGACTGAAATTGTGATCCATTTTAAAACCACGCCACATCCTGTATTCAGCCAAAATGCACCAGAGAATAAATTGATTATTCGTATTCAACCTGATGAAGCGATTTCAATGCGTTTTGGTTTGAAAAAACCAGGTGCAGGCTTTGAAGCGAAAGAAGTATCAATGGATTTCCGTTATGCAGATTTAGCAGGTGCGCAAGTATTAACTGCCTATGAACGCTTATTGCTAGATGCGATGAAAGGCGATGCAACCTTGTTTGCTCGTACTGATGCTGTGCATGCGGCATGGAAATTTGTGCAACCGATTTTAGATTACAAAGCGAATGGTGGTCGCATTCACGAATATGAAGCTGGCACTTGGGGACCTGTGGCAGCCGATAAATTAATCGCAAAACAAGGCAAAGTTTGGCGTAAACCAACAGGTTTAATGAAGAAAAAAGTTTAA
- the cysQ gene encoding 3'(2'),5'-bisphosphate nucleotidase CysQ: MLTLNEHLLNQVLLIAYQAGKHLQQFYQKQVHVELKEDNTPVTEADLFVSQFLTEKLTALFPNVPVLSEENCHISFEERKNWKEYWLIDPLDGTQQFINRTDQFSVLITLVRKNKPVLSIIHAPILSTTYYAMRDFGAFKKQLDQVKKLTKNTINFDRPLRIAVGATTSQEKVRSILPKDFPCEFVVVGSSSLKSGLVAEGAVDCYVRLGQTGEWDTAGAEVLLAETHGAIFDSHFEPLTYNQRETLINPHFVMVGDQSLDWRSIFQFN; the protein is encoded by the coding sequence ATGCTGACGTTAAACGAACATTTACTTAACCAAGTATTGCTGATTGCTTATCAAGCGGGTAAGCATTTGCAACAGTTTTATCAAAAACAGGTGCATGTTGAATTGAAAGAAGACAACACGCCTGTGACGGAAGCGGATCTTTTTGTGAGCCAATTTTTAACAGAAAAATTGACCGCACTTTTCCCTAATGTCCCTGTTCTTTCGGAAGAAAATTGCCATATTTCCTTTGAAGAACGTAAAAATTGGAAAGAATATTGGTTGATTGATCCTCTTGATGGCACACAACAATTTATTAATCGTACCGATCAATTTTCTGTGTTGATTACCTTAGTTCGTAAAAATAAACCAGTGTTAAGCATTATTCATGCACCAATTTTATCGACAACTTATTATGCGATGCGTGATTTCGGCGCGTTTAAAAAACAACTGGATCAGGTAAAAAAACTCACTAAAAACACGATTAATTTTGACCGCCCTTTACGAATTGCGGTAGGTGCAACGACTTCACAAGAAAAAGTGCGGTCGATTTTGCCGAAGGATTTTCCTTGTGAATTTGTTGTGGTTGGTTCAAGTAGCTTAAAAAGCGGTTTGGTGGCTGAAGGTGCAGTAGATTGTTATGTTCGTTTAGGACAAACAGGAGAATGGGATACCGCTGGGGCAGAAGTTCTGCTTGCTGAAACTCACGGTGCCATTTTTGACTCTCATTTTGAGCCTTTAACCTATAACCAGCGTGAAACCTTGATTAATCCGCATTTTGTCATGGTGGGCGATCAATCGCTCGATTGGCGTTCTATCTTTCAATTTAATTGA